CACAGAGATCCTTGCATAATGTAATAATGTTACTATTTTGAGGGTTTTGACTCGTTCTAGGAGGAAAACGATCAGCAGATGCATCAGGTGTTTCATTAAAATCTCCTGAAATAATTAGAAAAGCCTGAGTATTTGTTGCTTAGATCCTGTACTTTCCTGGTAAATTGAGTAAAAAGGGTCTTATTAGGAGCATGTGAGTTACGTCCGTATACATTACAGATGATGAAAATAGCATTGTCAWGTTTAACAGTTACTATGACCCATCTGCCGTCTTGTGAAGATGTGGATTCTAGAATGTCACCTTTAAACTTGTGAATAAGTGTCAAAACACCAGCAGAATGATTTGATCCATGACTTAAATAGGCCATATCTCCCCATTGTGCTCCAAAATTTCAAATCACTTTCACCCGAATGAGTTTCCTGAAGAAGGACAAAATCTGCGTTCCTGCGTTtacagtataaaaataaaacTTTCCTTTTTGTAGGATTTCTCAAACCCCTAGCATTCAGACTAACGATATTGAGTGAATTGAAAACGAACTCCTGaattaaaaaagaaagaacacaAATTAGATAACAAGTATTaatgtgaacaataaaacaaacagtgaacCTTGAGAGGATTACTACGACGGAAAAGTACGCTCAGCTGAGGTAGCGGTGGTTAACAGAATAACAAATCTATTTACTTCCTTTGGCAAGTGTTCATCAGTTGTAGTTCGAACGGTACATTTATTATTGGCAGTACATTAACTGTACTCATGTTAGTACTCACAGTTTGGTTAATTTGGTTAATGTCAACAGAGTTACCCAGTAATCATTCTTCCTTCGAATTAAAGCGTGTGGGCCATTGAACCCCGCCTTATTTCCTTCTTGTCGCGCCTTCTGTATAAGCCGCCACAGTTTCTCTCTGGCAGCCTGATCCTGYGGTATCAGAGCTTCTTTGATGCGGAGTTTCTTCTCGTCCAGAAACTTGTTCCCCTTTGTCATTTTCCATATGATCTCCCTGTAATGGCGCATAGTTAAGCGCAAGATGATATTGCGAGGGGGTCCATCAGATCTTCGTTTCCCAAGTCGATGTACCACATCAATCACGTCTCTTAGCCTGTCTTTGATGCATGGTGCCACTTTTCCCAGGATATTAATGACTACTTYTCTAatatcctctccctctacctctttcaCACCTTGGATTTTCAGATTCCACCTGCGAGAGTACGTTTGAAGTTCAGCTACATTCTCACACAGCTCATTATTTTTGGATTGCATTTTCTTCAAATCATTCTCTATGAATGTTATCTTTTCCTTGTTCTCGCTCACAATTTTGTGTAGTTAATTGACAGTTTCTGACAAATTATCGATCTTCTTTGATGTTTCTTCTGTAGCCCGCTCTATGATGGACACTTTGGAGAGCGTGGCGTCTTGTTTAGTAGATAGGGACTGGATTGCACTTTTTTCACCGGTGGATTTTTACTTGGGGTCTGAGGTAAAGAGGTTTGCAAGGATTTCATCCTGGTCAGTTTTGTTCTTTCTCTTGCTTGAGTTCGCGGCTTCTTGTGTATCCATGCTGCTCTGGTTCTCGTTGTGGCTAGCTAGCATGTCAGCCGTCTTCTGCGAGACTTGGATATTTCGTCTACTTTTGTCTTTCTGTCGTGTTCTTCCCATTCAACTTGACAAAAACTAACTCTAAACGTATCCCATGTCCATAAAAAAAGTTAGAGTTAGTTTCTTTCAATATTAATAGCCATTATTTGACTGTTAACAACCTAACCCTCATTATTGCTTTGAAGAGCGAGATAACACTCCCTCTCACAGCGACGCAATCTTGGCCTCCATCCTGTTTTCTGATTAAGTCAACAATACCTCTAAGCATATCTGACGTCATGTATTTGATATCTTTATGTGAAGGTTAATGTCCATATTGACATAAATTCATTGTGTTTGAGGACGGTTCACTGACGGGTTTTCAACGGATAGATTAGATTAGACTAGTTTAACAGTTACAGAGCagctacagtagcctatcagAACAGCTGCAGTAACCTATCAGAACAGCTGCAGTAGCCTATCAGAACAGCTGAAGTAGCCTATCAGAACAGCTGCAGTAGCCTCTCAGAATAGCTTACAGTAGCCTATCAGAACAGCTACAGTATTAGAGGCGCAGACCCTTAATTAACGGGCTACACATAAAGGTAAGGTTAATTTTAGCCTACGTTTAACGAGCTTTAGAGTTTTCCTAATTCCATCTTGTTCTAATAGCAAGTCTGCCTTAAGTGCAGAAACCGTGGTTGATATTAGAAAATAAGTATGATTGGAAGTTTAGGCAAGTAATTCAATTGGGTAATTGTTGTGGGATGTTAGCATACCATACTGCGCGTGTAGCATTAGTGCCATGGAGGATTGTGCAGGCCGGCAGGTTGCTACAGTTTCCTAGTAGCATGTATGCTTTAGGGATCAGATCTGGATGACTTTTTCACCTGAACTGCTCATTGGCTGTCCATAATGAGCCCAGCAAGCAGGATGTGTAGCTGGGCTCTGCAATAACTAGCTCCCAGAGCAATTACAAATAACTATTCTTGTTTTAATAGCGTCATTACAACTAGCAACATGACATTCAGTCACCTCAGTAGAAACGCTATGTGTTGGATTCGTCCATGTCTTGCTAAATTACCTAGCTACCATAACAGCTGTGGAGAATTTATACCCCAGTTTTRAGGGATCTCTCTGAAGGTTTTAGATGATACAGTGGTGCTTCGTCCTCTGGATGAAGAATCATACATCTCGGCTTGGCTTCATTGCATTATTATTTGGGAAACGTTGACATGCCATTTGTGTTGACGGATGgatgaaaataatgtaattatagTATCGTTATACATAGGCTAGCAGGAAAATCCGCATGAGATACCTATAGAACTGAGCCCTGCTGTAACGgtagtcgtcatattcctcctcctcggacgaggagaggcgagaaggatcggaccaatacgcggagtggttagtgttcatgatgaatgatttattataacggaaaaactgaaaatacaaaacaaataaacgaagtgcagaaaacagatacagtaccgtgtggtgaaaaacacgaacacggaaacaaacacccacaaaacgcacttgaaacccaggctgcctaagtatgattctcaatcagggacaacgattgacagctggcATCTGATTgaagaatcataccaggccgaacacaaaaatcccaacatagaaacacgCATGACAACCCCACTCACGCTTGACCAACTAAAattaaatacaagacaaaggaaaacaggtcaggaacgtgacacctgctCCATTTCAGCACCATGCCGCGGTCTCAGGTGCTGCCCAGACTCGaaactttcagcaccatggcacGGTCCCCTGACGCTAGAAACGTGTCAGCACTATGCAGCGGACAATAGTGCTGAAATAGTTAAAGCCCCCTGAAGTCATTGATTTTAAATATTGTAAGTGCAAGTGGTTATATTTATTGCATGTCCAGTTTTGCAGCTTTGCAACCTCAGAATTAGCTAAGGATTGCAGCGAGTTACGTGTTTGTGCATGGTGATGAATGAGATGCTTGATAAACCATAAATTAAATGCACAACGTGCACTTACAAAATATTTCGTTTGGCAGAACTTTGACAAGCTATGATCTGTTTTCTAATGACATTGCAATTCATATAGACATTAGACTTAGGCCTAATTGTGACATCATGTGTGTATGACATCTTTAAAGAATGCCCTGGCTCAGCCAATCGGAatcgagtattcaacaatgctttGGCATAATTCAAGGACGTTCATATTCACTTCAGTTGTCTGCCGATGGTTCACTGACGTTTTTCAAAGGAATATTAGTATTACCTCTAACAGCCTACAACAATAAGCTACACATCATGTCAGACGACAGCAAGGTATGGTTCATTTAGCCTATTTTGAGTTTAGAGGAGAAATTACTAACATATAAGTAGGTCACTACCACAGCAATAGTTCTCACTGGTTTGATCCATGGACTGAAATCTGACACTATTGCCGTTTTGTTTAAAAATAGGAGAGAATCATTGTTTCATAAAGTCACAACCTTAGATGATATTGACCTCTCATTTATCCACCAGAAGGTGAATTGGAGGATCATCCGGATGACCAAAATAAAGTTGTGGAGAATATGAAGGATGAAACGAGACACATGAGACCaacaagacaggacaggaggcAAGGTAAGAAATATGCTGTCCTTTACACATCTCTGCCTACTTAGGCCAGATCTCTGGATTAGTTTACTATCACTATATCTAACCTTAAAGATTAGGAGACACTACACTGACCTTAGATCTGCTATGAGACCTATAATCTGTTGTCATGTAGGCTAAACGTAAGTCCAGTGGCCGTGCCAAGAAGACTTCCGTGGAGGAGGACAGCAGCATTGGTGCAGGTCCGAGATTACTTAATGTTGGGTGCAGGTTGTGTTCAAATTCATCACACTGATTGAGAAGATAGTATCTATATAGGTGAAAGCAATATAGTGGAGGCCCGCAGAGAGATGTGCTTTTACCTGTCCAGTGCAATCAAATCACTAGGTGAAGGAAATTAGGAATAAAGTTCAGATTCAACTTTAGATTTCTCTTTGCGGTTTCCAGAGTCTTCTCAGACACCCGGGTGTGGTTTCCGGGAAAGGGGATCTATCATTGAGCAGCTGGAGAAGGAGGCTCAGAGGACTCTAATGCCTTCTCTCAAGATTGGGACATGCTGTGCCccaatcctcctctctttcctgagGAGTCTAACTGATGAGCAAGTTCCATGTCTTTTTCCAACCTCACATACAACTTATCTGAATTTATAGTCATAGTGCACCTTCTAACCACAAATGGGATTTTAAACACTACACTAACCCTAACATCACGTAACCACACCCCTCACTTCCTGTAAATCAAAACAAAATGCTCATGTACTTGCTAATAGCTTAattaaatacactttttttaTCCCTAACATGGCTATCTAGTGACTCCATAACTCAACACAGTGTGCAGCTAAatatgttttctttcttttctctagcCAATGGAGAGTGATTCAGCATGGCATGAAAAATAACGTAAGTCTCTCCACATAAGGTTCTGgtcaaagttgtgcactatatatatatagggaatgGTGTCATGGAATTGGTTGATTGGCAAAAACATTACTCTGTTTGTTGGTCATAGCTGACATTCGAGCGCTCTCCATGCTGTGTCTGAAGATTGTTAAGGTCGTGACCCAGACAGCCCTCCGCTTCTCCTACCAGCGCTAGCTCGTATCATGGGGTGACCTGAGGAGTGGGGCAACCTCCAGAATCCCAGTGCTCTCTGACAGGGTCTGGGATTCCTTAGGCAgtctggatgagagagagaaaaggctgcTGATCAGTGAGATGAACTACTGGactaaggagaggaggaggaatggcaGTGCAGGTGCCGCCAAAAATCCACTCGCAGAACCTCATCATCATGCTGGTCGCCTAAGAGGTATGTTCACGCAATATTTGAACTTAATATTTCAAGACCTGACCCATACTTATCATAAATTATTAACTTGGAATTCATACCTTGTAGTTTTAAGTTCTGGTCAGAAATGTTGCCCCTGAGGGGGTGGGTCCAGGTGAAAGTAATTTTTACTGGGTAAGCCATAAAGTAATCTATGAATAAATAGATCAGGTACATGCCTTTCAGAATTAGTCATATTCTGATGTCGTATAAAcataaaactcagcaaaaaaattgtGTCAGTTGGCTTTAGGCTTCTAGAACTACGATGGTATGAGAAGTAAACCATCATTGCTCTAATTTGGTTTTCAGGCTCACTAATGACCCAGATAAGATACCAGTTGGTCACATTTGCATGGCATAAGTGGTGATTGTGTGTTTATCTTCAAGGTCCCAGACCTCATTGCAGAGCTTGCCTGCAACTAGAGAGGCTCCCCTCATGGAGGAGCCTCTGAAGGCTCTTTTTGGGGTAACGGAAGAGAGCCTCCTGATATCCCTGGTTGAGGGTCACTCCAACCCCAGCTCCTCCGAGTTGAGCTGTGCTATCGTGGGAGAGGTAGTACACCAGCTTAACTCTGGCCTCTCAGTGGCCATTCAGGCCAGCTCGGGGAGTTTCCCCCCTATGGACAGGCAGGACATAGCAGCAGGCAAGGAGGTCATTCGGGTAGCCTCGGTGCAGATCCTGGCCGAGCTACAGAGCAAAACGTCTGAGCCAGAGTGGGTAGGGTTTATCGAGCCCCTCATGGACCCTGTGACCGATGATGTGCTGGATGCCATTGTCGGCACAATGGACAAAATGGCACAGGACTTCAGCATCCTCTTGGATCTGGCCAAGAAGATGACAATCTTGGGGTCTAAATTTCTGACCAATCTTCAATGTGACCTTGATGTTGAGTGTCCATCTGGGAAAGAAGGAACCACTCACTTTCTCAAAGAGACTGGATCCTCTACCAGTGTGGTGGCCAGAAAGCTTCAGACCCTCTCTAACCCCGACTTTCAGTCTAAAGCCCTCAAGGCGGTGAGCACCATCCTTACAAGGAAAGTCAGTAGCTCTTCTGGCATGGCTCCTTCCTCTAGGCCTTCTAGTGCTGCTCCTAGCCTTACTGAAGCACCCCTGAATATCAGCTCTACAGCCCTGACATCTGTAACCTCCACTGCCACAGTGATTGTTAAGGCATTTGTGGGAGGCATGGAGACGATAGCATCATTTGAAGGCACATGTGAAGCAGTTGATTGGCCAGTTCCTGTAAATGATCACAAAACAGGGTCTTCACAGAAGATAACCTTCTCTCCAGCCCGCACACTCTACGGCCTTATACGAGCAAAGCTGAGGGACCTTTTAACTCCATCCGCTCGAGAAGAAGGTGTGGCTAAGGATGCTTCTCTTCAGGAGTCTTCAGACACCCTGGAAAAGGCAACTGTTTCAACTGTTGAGGTCCAGTTACCCAGCACCAAACTTAGTAGAGTTCCCAGTGAGAGCCAACCAATACCAGCTCTGTGTCTCTCCAATCTGGATACCAGTACTCAAGAAGTTCTTAGCAGTGTTTTTTCCATCTACAAGTSAGAGTTATCAAAAGTGGAGAGTAAATCCTTGGCCGTTGTCAGTTCATCTGATGAGTCCCTAGAGGCTTGTTGGTTTGTTGATGGTGTCCTATCAAAGCTGGATGACTATACTATTTCCCAGTCACCCTCACCCAATGAAGACTTGAGTGTGAGTACTCAATATTCTCAACTGAGCTCAGAAGAGAGTGTCAGAATCACACAGTCCTCTACTAGTCTGATTCAGAGCATTAAGAAGCTCTCTAGCAATGACTTTCAGACTCAGGCAGAAGAGGCAGTGAGTAAAGTGCTGATGAGATCCAGTCATTCCTTTATCACACAGATCAGCCATACTGGTCTTCAGAAAAGTCYGCAGGCTGGCTTATCATCTAGCTCGCCATCAGAGATTGCCTCCATGTCCTCTCAAAATACAGCCTCTGGATTAGTGGAAACCTTTGTCAAAGGAATAGCGACTATTTTCCAGAAAAATGAGTCCACTGGCACTGTGCAACTGGAAAGAAGTGGGAAAGTTTCGCAGTGCTCCCACGGGGGCTCCCAACTGGATGATACTGAATTGAGTGTTAAAATATCAGAGGAGAAGCTTTGGTCAACAGCTAAGACCATCTGCGTCAGTATGAAGAACACACTTAAGGATTTCTTCACAGGGCTGAAGCCATCCGGATCCGAAAGGACAGAAAATGCTTCTTCCAAAGAGACCCTTGGGGAAATCCTGGTTGCTATCCAGAGTGAAATCTCAAACTTAGGGCGAATGAAGGATTCCAGGGAGCTCCTTCAGATCAACGATATGGTAGGAACTATGCTGAAGGAGGTTGAGAAAAGTGAGGATGACAGTgaagaaatctgccaagacatCCCTAGAACCTGTTCATCTTYATCCACTTCTTTAAAGGGTCGTAGTTCCTTGTCCAGCTCTTCAAAGGGTCCTAGGTCAGAGTGTGAGTTAGAGATCAACCTCCCTGGCACTCCCATCCCTGACGAAGTGCCTTTTGATCTGACCTGCCCCATAGTCAGGAGCTCCTGCATCGACTTCAGGGACTCTAAAATGCCAGAGATTTCTACAAGTGACCTAAAGACAAAGATGATGGCACACACAGRTGAACCCCTGCATCGTAACAGTCCAATGACTGACAGCAGCCGACCACCGAGTGCTAAAGCCTCTTTTCGATCCCCCACTCCGTCTTTCACCAGCAAGGGAACCTCTTTGGTACCAAAGGGAGATGGGATTGACATTGAAGAGAAGGAGATGTGCATCCCCAGCAGCTCTGGCCATCTGAGGGAGCTCTTAATCACCCCGGACATCAGCAGTGCCACTGCATTCCTACTGCAGTACTTGATGGACTCCAGCAAAGATGATGTCATGTGTTTGGTCACCATACTGGTGATACGGTTGCTATCGAAGATCAGACCCTCAGCCCTAGATGGACCCTCCCAACAGGCAGCAGACATGACAGAAACATCTCAGCAACTCATCAGACAAGTCCTGTCTGAGTTCTGTGCTGCATCCAGATTCTCCAGGACACAGACATATTCCCAGAACCTGCACATCCACAGAGTGTTCAGAGGTGTACATAAAAACCTCATGGAGGAGTTTGGCTCTTATAACACCCTGCAAGCAGCTATTTCCTCCCAGGACCCTGCATTTGACAGAGTCCTGGTAAAGTCCTTGACCCAGCAGCTGGTACAGGGATGCAAGGAGGCGTCAAGACCAGCTTCTGCTGCAACAAACCCATCAGACCAggctgagacagagaggggggctGAGCAGAAAGCAAGAAGGAGCTTCCTTTGCTTTTCAATGACCAAACTCAGGATCAACTTCAAGGTATAGCAGGGAGTTAGCATTTTTTGTTGTTCCAGTTAGGTGCTGATGTTATTGATGTGGCTATGATAAGACAAATACATGCgataaatatgttttattcatCACTAAATTGTTGCCTTGGATTCAGAAgtgtttatttatatattctcTGTACCATTTTCTTTACCTTTCTCCTGTTAGCGTTCCAAGAGAGGAAACAAAAAGGACTGCCATTCAGTCCAGGAACAGACTGAGATTCCCTCTACTGATGGACATTGCATAGGTAAGGATGTTTTAGAGCTCTGCTATAGCTTGTAGTTTTGTTTAGGTGTGTGTTAGAAACATAGAGTATGCCTACCAAACTCATAGCACTGTTATTTTTCAAAGTTATtatactgtatttctctctctctctcactctcgctcaatttctctttctctcttaccccATCCATTtctcttgtgtttctagctccagttGGAGAGGTTTCACCCTCCATATCTCAGCCTATCAAAAAACGAACCTTGATTGTCAGGGTCTTTTCAGCAATGATGAAGCCATTCAGGCGCTTCACCAAGAAGAACCTGTAACCTGTTACGCTGCATGAAGAACTACTTTTGTAACAGCAAGACTTTTGACAAGAGGAATTTCTACATGTTTACCCTTTCAAagtctatttgatcaaataaatgcaaattattttACAAGACTTTCAAGTGTTTTGGATGATTGGTAGCACTGAAGCAGCTTTTCTCAGAGAAATGTACTAGTTCCCCCYTGGTTACACATTTATTGTGCAGTTTTTGAGTTGGCAGGACTTGGGGTGGcaagtagccttgtggttagagcgttgggccagtaaccaaaaggttgctagatcaaatccctgagctgacaaggtaaaaatctgtcattctgcccctgaacaaggcagttaacctgctgtcattgtaaataagaatttgttcttaactgacttgtctagtaaaATATAATAACCAGAGCTTGTCTCTAATACAATAGTTGCTGCATAGACCGTCAGATAACCAGATGTTCTCTATTCATTTAGTTAGATTGATAAGAGCTTATTAGCAGCAAGGGGAAAACACATAGAGGAGAATTAGCTATCTGCAGCTAGATCAACCCTCTGAGATGTTATCTGTATGTTGAATAATGTGTGGTATGAGTCAGTCCTTTTGCAGGGGAGGAGAGCACAGAGAGGTTTCACCTCAGTCTTGGTGTTGCTCTACATTCAAACTGCAGGGTGACCAGGGGCCACAGGTGCTACTGTAACGTATGGGCTGTAGGCGGCAGTGAATCACTAACATGTTACAAATGTACATCAgttgcacagattctgtcaagtTACCAGTTCTAGTTTCCCTACCTAACCCTATCAGGTCCCATCCCTAAACCCTAAAACTGACACTGTGATTGTTTTCTATTGCTAAGTCCCTGGTCACGACATCAGCAACTCAGAAAACCTGATGCCATATGGGTACATTCATTTGTACCTCAGACAGACTCTTTACAAAGGAACTATTTAGACGTAGAGACATCACACAAAGAGGATCAATCAGCAGGGATAAGCAGGCTTTTGGAAATGACACTTGAGGGTATGGGAGAGCTACAGCAGCAGAGCTCTCCTCTCATCACGACTCACATTAACATGCATGGATTTGCGCTAGAGCGCAGCTACACCACCTGGCTCTATCTGCTCACCGCCTTCagccctttctctttctccaagtCACATTTCACACTGTTTTGCACCGCTTCCTGTCTACAGGTAAACACAAGTGCAAATTCACATATTCCTCTCTTGACAATTCCTCTTCCCTACCCCACACTTCTTTCATTATATGGATACTCCCTAAATCCGTTCCATATTTTCCATATGCTGCATATTCcatatgcagtgccttcagaaagtattcacaccctttgcctttttctcaatttttttgtgttacagcctgaatttaaaatggattaaattgagattttgtgtcactggcctacacacaataccccataatgtcaaagtggaattatgcttagaaaaatgtcaataagtattcaacccctttgttatggcaagcctaaatacgttctggagtaaacatttgcttaacaagtcacataataagttggatggactcactctgtgtgcaataatagtgtttaagataattttttaatgactacctcacgtccgtaccccaaacatacaattatctgtaaggtccctcacttgagcagtgaatttcaaacacgtattcaaccacaaagaccagggatgttttccaatgcctcgtaaagacgggcacctattggtagatgggtaaaaaaagaagaagctgacattgaatatcccttggagcatggtgaagttattaattacactttgaatggtgtatcaagccactcagtcactacaaggatacaggcatccttcttaactcagttgccggagaggaatgaaACCGTTCAGGAAtgtcactatgaggccaatggtgactttaaaacagttacagagtttaatagctgtgataggagaaaactgaggatggatcaacaacattgtagatactccacaatactaacctaaatggcagAGTGAACAGAACAAaatctgtacagaatacaaatattccaaaacatgcatcctgtttgccatAAGGtacaaaagtaaaactgcaaaacaattggtaaagaaataaatacaaagcattgtgtttggggcaaatccaacacaacacatcactgagtaccactctacatatttttaagcatgttggtggctgcatcatgttatgggtatgcttgtcatctgtaaggactagggagttttttaggataaaaagaaacggaaaagagctaagcacaggcaaaatcctattggaaagcctggttcagtctgctttccaacagacactgggagacaaattcacctttcagcaggacaataaccaaaaacacaaggccaaatatacactggagttgcttaccaagaagacagtgaatgttcctgaatggccgagtgacagttttgacttaaatcgtcttgaaaatctatgtcaagacttgaaaatggctgtctatcactgataaacaaccaacttgacagagtttgaagattttttaaaataataatgtgaaaatattgtacaatccaggtgtgcaaagctcttagagacttacccagaaagactcacagctgtaatcgctgccacatgtattgactcaggggtgtgaatacttactctatgtaaatgagatatttctgcatttcactttgtcattatggagtattgtgtctAGATGTTTGAAAATTCATTTTGTCAARGggtgtgaatacgttctgaaggcactgtatggatATATTTTATTCTAAATGTATAGCTATGTCCACTCCATATACCCCTCTATGCACCTTTTGGAATAGCTAATAAACCCAACTATATCTGTCCCTAGTTAAACCCCTCTCTATACAACCCACCTCTCTGTCTTTGAGTGGAAATTAGTCCATTGAAAATACATTAATATACCTTCATCAGTCACCTCAGTGTAAGACAGAGGGGAAAGGCAGATATTTCATAGTAATCATCATACATTTTTAATGATGACCATTTTAAAGCAAGTGAGGATGAGGTGTATTGTAACAAGACTAAAGACTTGAATATCATAATTTATTATGAACCACTATGATTAATATGTACATATTGTAATACAATTGAGTGTGGGCCTTATAAAGAAACAGGAGCTGTCACCTGCTCTGAGAGGAACCTGaggaagaagtgagagagagacagagggaaacaactgtttccatggaaatacatctTTGATCATTTTGATAATTTCAGACTTTTCTGCTTTTCCTTTTTTAATTACAGAATATATTGGTGCACACCCAAGAAAGttggtagaggtgctgactaacagcaaGTAGACTGCAGGCTACAAAATAAAGAGAATTGCACACTCTATATACAAGCTCCTAGAAAtgtattgggtaaatcaccaacgtttcggcttcaccctgaagaaggcacagtgatgcagaaacgttggt
This portion of the Salvelinus sp. IW2-2015 linkage group LG15, ASM291031v2, whole genome shotgun sequence genome encodes:
- the LOC111974618 gene encoding serine-rich adhesin for platelets; amino-acid sequence: MEEPLKALFGVTEESLLISLVEGHSNPSSSELSCAIVGEVVHQLNSGLSVAIQASSGSFPPMDRQDIAAGKEVIRVASVQILAELQSKTSEPEWVGFIEPLMDPVTDDVLDAIVGTMDKMAQDFSILLDLAKKMTILGSKFLTNLQCDLDVECPSGKEGTTHFLKETGSSTSVVARKLQTLSNPDFQSKALKAVSTILTRKVSSSSGMAPSSRPSSAAPSLTEAPLNISSTALTSVTSTATVIVKAFVGGMETIASFEGTCEAVDWPVPVNDHKTGSSQKITFSPARTLYGLIRAKLRDLLTPSAREEGVAKDASLQESSDTLEKATVSTVEVQLPSTKLSRVPSESQPIPALCLSNLDTSTQEVLSSVFSIYKXELSKVESKSLAVVSSSDESLEACWFVDGVLSKLDDYTISQSPSPNEDLSVSTQYSQLSSEESVRITQSSTSLIQSIKKLSSNDFQTQAEEAVSKVLMRSSHSFITQISHTGLQKSXQAGLSSSSPSEIASMSSQNTASGLVETFVKGIATIFQKNESTGTVQLERSGKVSQCSHGGSQLDDTELSVKISEEKLWSTAKTICVSMKNTLKDFFTGLKPSGSERTENASSKETLGEILVAIQSEISNLGRMKDSRELLQINDMVGTMLKEVEKSEDDSEEICQDIPRTCSSXSTSLKGRSSLSSSSKGPRSECELEINLPGTPIPDEVPFDLTCPIVRSSCIDFRDSKMPEISTSDLKTKMMAHTXEPLHRNSPMTDSSRPPSAKASFRSPTPSFTSKGTSLVPKGDGIDIEEKEMCIPSSSGHLRELLITPDISSATAFLLQYLMDSSKDDVMCLVTILVIRLLSKIRPSALDGPSQQAADMTETSQQLIRQVLSEFCAASRFSRTQTYSQNLHIHRVFRGVHKNLMEEFGSYNTLQAAISSQDPAFDRVLVKSLTQQLVQGCKEASRPASAATNPSDQAETERGAEQKARRSFLCFSMTKLRINFKRSKRGNKKDCHSVQEQTEIPSTDGHCIAPVGEVSPSISQPIKKRTLIVRVFSAMMKPFRRFTKKNL